The Anaerobaca lacustris DNA window GGGAGAGAAGATCGTCGGCAGCGAATTCACCGAGCTGAGCATGGGAATGAGTTCCGACTACGAGATCGCCATCGAAGAGGGAGCGACCATCCTGCGGATCGGCTCGGCGATCTTCGCCGGCTCGTAGCGCGCCCGCAAGGGCCGGCGACACCCCAGGAGAAAAGGCGAGAATCCCCAAAGTCACCCTCCCATTCAGACGACATGAGGGTAGCGAACACAACCCGCACGGACGGGGTGTTGCGCTGTGCGCTGCAAGACAGAAGGCGATCACTATGGGGAAAACACAAGTAGGAAGCGGCATCGAAGCACCCGGTAGCTTCACCGACGTGGTTTATCTGTCCGATAAACGCGAGCTGCCTCTGGAAGTCAAACGTCTGTTTCGACAGAAGAGGCTGTCGTTTCGCCTTCTGCCGATGGAGGGCTATCGGACGGTTCACCTTCGTCCCGATCTCGTCGGCACCGTGGTCATCGACGCCGAGGGCATCGATACCTCGCACGACCAGCGATTGGGGCGCGTTCTCGAATCCCTGGAGCGGGACAACCTCGGCATCATTCTGCTGACCCAGCGCGTCAAGCGCCCGGTCCGCAGCTTCTCCCTGATGCCATCGGACAGCAGCTTCTTCATGACCGACAAGGTCGCGTCCGTTTCGCTCGACGCGTTGTGGGCCCGGATCAGCGTCCACCTGGCCGACCGCAAGAACCAGGATTCGGGGATCGCGGTCAAACCGCCGTCGGCCCTCAGCGCCGCTCAGCGATTCGGAACGAGCGGGCCGGCCCAATCAGGCGACGAATCCGATCGTCCTTCGGACAACCTGACCGAGCAGTTGCGGCTGGCCGGCCTGGTCCAGCGCGACTTCCTGCCGGCCCACCTGCCCAACAGCGACGCCGCATCGTGGGCGGTCACGTTCATCCCGGCCGAGTGGGTTTCCGGCGACATTTACGATGTGACACGCATCGACGAGCAGCACATCGGCTTCTACATCGCCGACGCGGTCGGCCACTCGATGCCGGCGGCCCTGCTGACCATCTTCATCAAGCAGGCGATGGTGATGCGCGAGACGCTCGACAAGAGCTACCGCATCTTCTCGCCGACCGAGGTCATCACCAACCTCAATCTCAAAATGCTCGGCCAGAAGCTGTCGGGCTATCAGTTCGCGACGTGCTGCTACTGCCTGCTGAACGTCAAAACCCGACAACTGAGCTTCGCCCGAGCGGGCCACCCCTATCCGATCCTGTTTCGTGAAGGTCACGAGCCGCAACAACTGGAGACGCGCGGCGCCCTGCTCGGCGTCTTCGACAGCGCCGAATTCACCCAAAGTTCCGTTCAGCTCCAGTCGGGAGACAGGCTACTGCTTTACTCCGACGGCGCCGAATCCCTGGTCGGCCAGCTCATCGACAACGCCGGCTTCCAGTTCAACGAGGAACTGCTCGCCCTGCGCGACGCGCCGATCCACCAGATCGTCGATCACCTGACGGAGCTGCAGAGCCAGCGCCACATCACGCCGGAAGAAGTCGACGATTTCACCCTCGTCGGCCTCGAAATCCCCTGAGCCGGCCGACAGAAGACGCAGGGGCGAATGATGGTTCGGCGTTGCCGGTCGGCGGTGTGCCTGCGAGGGCATACGGGGAAGTAACGCCTTGCCGCACCACTGCAGATATTCCCCCAAAGAATACGTATTTCCCGCAATAGAATCCCCTTGGGCGTGGTGGGTATAATTGCTGTCAAAGTAGCCCAGTGATTGAACCGGCGTGTTTGCATGTCCGGGGTGTGGCTACAGACAGGGGCTTGCTCTCGGTGAGCGATATGAAACGCCAAGAAGGTTTCACGCTGATCGAGCTTCTGGTCGTCATCGCGGTGATCGCCATTCTGATGGCGCTGCTCATGCCCGTCCTGCATCGCATGAGGGAGCAAGGCCAGCGGGCAGTCTGTCTCAGCAACGTCAAGCAGTTGGCCATCGCCTGGAACCTCTACGCCGACGACCACGATGACCGGATCGTCAGCGGCAACACCACGCTGGGGGCCCACAACCGTGATGGAGCCTGCTGGGTTTATTGGCCGGGCACCGACAGCACAGAAGACAAGCGCATCCGGGGAATCGTGGATGGACTGCTCCATCGCTACTGCCCGAACGTCAAGTCGTACAAATGCCCGACCGGCCTGCGCGGCGAGGTGGTGACCTACGCGATCCCCGATTCCATGAACGGTTACTATCACATCCCGGGCGCCCAGGGCCAGATCAAGAGACGCCGCAGCCAGGTCCGCAACGCCAGTGTCCAGATCGTGTTTCTCGACGAGGGCCGGCTCAGTCCGGACAGTTGGACGGTTTACTATGACGACGAACGATGGTGGGATCAGGTCACGGTTCGTCACGCCGACGGAACGAATCTGTCGTTTGCCGACGGCCACAGCGAGTACTGGAAATGGAAAGACCCTCGCACCCTCGACGTTGCCAGGATGGATATGCTCCTGTGGCAGTCGACGGGCCGCCACAGTGAACTGGCGGTTTCGCCCGGCAATGAGGACCTGCATCGCGTCCAGAGAGGGGTCTTCGGTGAACTGGGATACGCCCCTGTGATGTGTCTCGATGGTGTCTGCCCCTTGCCTTGAGAGGCAGGGGCACGGAAGCATTCGGTATCGTTGTATTGCTTTTTCAACATATTGTGCATGTCCAGCGAAGGAGGTGTACCGTAAAGAGACGTTCGATTCATGTACTGACAGCAGCCGTGATCGCTGCGATGAGCGTCGGGGCAACGGCGCAAATCAAGACCGTGCTGCTGGAACAACACACAGCGGCCTGGTGCGGCTGGTGTCCCGATGGGAGCGTGGTGGTTGACCAGATTGTCGCACGGTATGGCGACCGAGTCACGGCGGTGAAGATCCATAGCGGCGACGCCATGGAAATCCCTGAACAGCGAATCATCGGCAACGCCCTCGGGCTGACCGGGTTCCCCACCGCTTCGGTAGACAGAAAGAGCTTTGGAGACTCCGTATTTCTGAATCGAGACGTCTGGAAGACCACGTGCGAGTCGCAGATGCAGCAGAAGGCGAAGGCGGAGGTGGATTGTTTCTACACGCTCAACAGAAGCACGCGCACGGTGCGCATCCGGGTGACGGCCAACATCACGGAATCCATGAGTTATCCCCTTCGGTTCAACGCCTATATTGTCGAGAACGATGTGACGGGCACGGGCAGCGGCTACGATCAGGCGAACTATCTGTCCCACCGTTCCGGTTATGAAGGCCATCCGTACTACGACAAGGCCCCCATCATCGCAGGATACCATCATATGAGCGTGGTCCGCCGGATGCTCGGCGGGGCCTGGGGAACACCCGGTGGGCTTCCATCCTCGGTGCAGGCAGGCGAGTTCTACGAGTACGAGTTCGAGTCGCAGATTGACAGCCAATGGAACATGGACAATCTGTACTTCGTGGGAATCCTGCAGGCGAACGCCGAAGACAACAAGGAGATCGTCAACTGCGCCGTAGCCGTCGAAAATGGTGCCCTGCTGAACCGAATTATCAATTCCGACGCTCCCACGACCAGGGTTCTTCCCGCCGGATCGGATCTTGCCAACACATACACCCTCGAGAATGCCACAACGGCCCAGCAAACGTACGCTGTCACCCTATCGACGACGGAGAGGACACCCGCCGATTGGTCGGCGGTGCTCACCTGCGGCGCGACAACGCTCACTGCGTCCGGCGCCAATGCCGCCACGGGACAGATCGTCGTACCGGCGAATTCGGCGGTCGAACTGGCGCTGACTCTGCAGATCGGGGCGACCTTGGGCATCGGAGACGCCGCGGTGCTCCTCCGGTTGCAGGGGACACCGACAGTTGAGAGATCGCGCGTCCTCACCGGAATCACGACGGAAATCG harbors:
- a CDS encoding PP2C family protein-serine/threonine phosphatase → MGKTQVGSGIEAPGSFTDVVYLSDKRELPLEVKRLFRQKRLSFRLLPMEGYRTVHLRPDLVGTVVIDAEGIDTSHDQRLGRVLESLERDNLGIILLTQRVKRPVRSFSLMPSDSSFFMTDKVASVSLDALWARISVHLADRKNQDSGIAVKPPSALSAAQRFGTSGPAQSGDESDRPSDNLTEQLRLAGLVQRDFLPAHLPNSDAASWAVTFIPAEWVSGDIYDVTRIDEQHIGFYIADAVGHSMPAALLTIFIKQAMVMRETLDKSYRIFSPTEVITNLNLKMLGQKLSGYQFATCCYCLLNVKTRQLSFARAGHPYPILFREGHEPQQLETRGALLGVFDSAEFTQSSVQLQSGDRLLLYSDGAESLVGQLIDNAGFQFNEELLALRDAPIHQIVDHLTELQSQRHITPEEVDDFTLVGLEIP
- a CDS encoding type II secretion system protein; amino-acid sequence: MKRQEGFTLIELLVVIAVIAILMALLMPVLHRMREQGQRAVCLSNVKQLAIAWNLYADDHDDRIVSGNTTLGAHNRDGACWVYWPGTDSTEDKRIRGIVDGLLHRYCPNVKSYKCPTGLRGEVVTYAIPDSMNGYYHIPGAQGQIKRRRSQVRNASVQIVFLDEGRLSPDSWTVYYDDERWWDQVTVRHADGTNLSFADGHSEYWKWKDPRTLDVARMDMLLWQSTGRHSELAVSPGNEDLHRVQRGVFGELGYAPVMCLDGVCPLP
- a CDS encoding Omp28-related outer membrane protein, which gives rise to MSVGATAQIKTVLLEQHTAAWCGWCPDGSVVVDQIVARYGDRVTAVKIHSGDAMEIPEQRIIGNALGLTGFPTASVDRKSFGDSVFLNRDVWKTTCESQMQQKAKAEVDCFYTLNRSTRTVRIRVTANITESMSYPLRFNAYIVENDVTGTGSGYDQANYLSHRSGYEGHPYYDKAPIIAGYHHMSVVRRMLGGAWGTPGGLPSSVQAGEFYEYEFESQIDSQWNMDNLYFVGILQANAEDNKEIVNCAVAVENGALLNRIINSDAPTTRVLPAGSDLANTYTLENATTAQQTYAVTLSTTERTPADWSAVLTCGATTLTASGANAATGQIVVPANSAVELALTLQIGATLGIGDAAVLLRLQGTPTVERSRVLTGITTEIEHVLVETGSDYSMVPYITRPAYSDTVILEPSDYLALANDLPNVKVVIWNKGPSGSLSPEEVQAIKRPGNVNHFICGDAVVYGLANPNNLNYFGLEYIGWNLEARGWTYSIWVSGQQGDVITASLGEHIEGQLINCYIDMVRITDPANVFPILHFEEDGLRRCDGSIYYIPAEEAIFGVRSTRNNRRTVLLAICPYVIVRGDTREALVGKILDWLEAPSGQAAGAATSPAFEDFETADFLRLPWQHSGNRSWTISSAEAYSGNYSAQAGAIGHGQNSALNVTLTCVAGDVSFWVKVSSESRYDKLSFLIDGVQAREWSGQQDWVSASIPVEAGTHVFEWRYMKDESISQGQDTAWIDDIAFPL